The genomic interval taatttttatcataggtacacttcaactgtgagagacggaatctaaaacaaaaatccagaaaatcacattgtatgatttttaagtaattaatttgcattttattgcttcCATTttattgcttccattcagccatgagaattagtgaggttgggcactgattttgggcaattaggcctggtgatccaattcatcccaaaaggtgttcaatggggttaaggtcagggctctgtgcaggccagtcaagttcttacacactgatctcaacaaaccattgctttgtgcacgggggcattgtcatgctgaaacaggaaagggccttacccaagctgttgccacaaagttggaagcacagaattgtctacaatgtcattgtacgctgtaacgattaagatttcccttcactggaactaaggggccgagcccgaacaatgaaaaacagccccagaccattattcctcctccaaaaaACGTTAGTTGGCACTGcatttggggcaggtagcattcacatggcatctgccaaacccagattccctGTTGCTAATTAGCATTTAGAATTTTTGAGTAAATTGAGGCGAATATATAGAGAATTTACTTTGTCCGAGAGAGAATTACATTGCTagcaaaacgtcacgccagggtaatcctacacgaaacacagaccttacagtgcattcagaaagtattcagacaccttgactttttccccattttgttacgttacagccttattctaaaatgtattaaattgtttttttccccgcattgatctacacataataccccataatgacaaagcaaaaacaggatttaagaaatgtttccaaatgtattatacattttaaaaaacatatcacatttacattggtattcagactgtttactcagtactttgttgaagcacctttgggagcaattacagcctttagtattcttgggtatgacgctacaagcttggcacacctgtatttgcagagtttctcccattcttctctgcagctcatcttaagctctgtcaggttagttggggagcatcgctgcacagctattttcaggtctccagagatgtttgttcgggttcaagtccaggctctggctgggccacccaaggacattcagagacttgtcccgaaaccactcctgcactgtcttggctgtgtgcttagggttgtcctgttggaaggtgaacgttcgccccagtctgagatcctgagtgctctggagcaggttttcatcaaggatctctctgtactttgttccgatcatctttccctcgatcctgactagtctcccagtccctgccactgaaaaacatccccacagcatgatgctgccaccactatgcttcaccgtagggatggttccaggtttcctccagacgtgacgcttagcattcagaccaaagagttcaatcttggtttcatccgacccgagaatcttgtttcttatggtcaaagtcctttaggtgccttttggcaaactccaagtggcctgtcatgtgccttttacagaggagtggcttccatctggccactctaccataaaggcctgattggtggagtgctgcagagatggttgcccttctggaaggttcttccatctcccaagaggaactctggagctctgtcagagtgaccattgggtttttggtcacctcccttaccaaggcccttctccccccatttgctcagtttggccaggtggccagctctagaaagagtcttgttggttccaaaacttcttccacttaagaatgatggaggccactgtgttcttggggaccttcaatggtgcagaaatgttttggtacccttcccctgatctgtgcctcgacacaatcctgtctctgagctttacggacaattccttcgacctcatggcttggttttgcactgtcaactgtgggaccttttatatagacaagtgtgtgcttttccaaaacatgtccaatcaattaaatgtatcacaggtggactccaatcaagatgtagaaacatctcaaggatgatcaatagaaccaggatgcacttgagctcaatttcgagtctcatagcaaagggtctgaatacttacattttttaaatgtgcaaaaatgtctaaaccttttcgctttgtcattatggggtattgtgtgtagattgatggaaaacatgtattttatcaattttagaataaggctaatgtaacaaaatgtggaaaaggggaaggggtcggcataccttccgaatgcactgtatgtgaagTAGTTCTAAAATTCCAGAAGCACAAATTAATGGGGAAAACATTATTGGAACCATTACCTACCGCTAagatttatgggtattatgatgtGTCCACTGCCGTTTTTATATAGCCTCCTACAATGCAGGAAATTGCTGCAGGATGAATTTGGTGAAGAGCAACTGCAGAAACTTGCAGTCGACTGCGGTCAACTTCATGACCTTTGACATGgtttttgtaaagttcatgcagtcgACAAGCCAGACAATTTGtatccccataatgcaacacactttgataGGCGACAAAAGTGATCCGCTTGGACGTGCCCATGCGCGTTGCGCGGAGTCTACCTTTAATGTAATATGGTAAACTTCTATTTTGAAAATTATCGAAAATTCTAGACAGGAAGTTGTGAAGTTTATGCCCACTGCTGGCGtaacactgtagtaacaataATGGCAGCCCCTAGCAGTAGGCAAGTTCTCCGGCGCCTCTGTCAATTTGGCGCCTTTATTTTGACCCGATTTGGTTTCTGGAACTGCTTTACAATGCTGATGCTCTTTGCTGAGCGCGCGGATGTAAAAAGGTAAGCGCGGTGGATATGTATGTGAGTACTGGTCACGTTTCTGCAGACGTCGGCTAGCCGCTAATCGGCTAAACTGAGGGTTGGCTTTACAGCGTCACTTTGCTTGTTAGTTGAGCTACATTATTGACAGACATATTTACTACACTAGTGTGGCTTTTCTATGCCAGGTACCGTTTTCTGGGTTATGAACGTGGTTATTTAGTAGCGTAAAAGAACATAGAACTACAGAAGCTACAACTTCCGGGATTGTGAGCCATCTGGCTCTAGTTATGGCAGGGTGATATTTCTGTAATCTTTAAATAGGAGTGTACCACCCTGTAATCTAGCTGGTGGAGTCTCCAGTTACCTTACTTTGATCAAGTCATATGGTCTACTACTGTAAATATATAGTAACAGTGACTGCGTGGCTTATCTTCTCACATGGCATATAAGCCATTCATtgatgtattgtttttttttcgAAGAATGCCAAGTCCTTAATATTTTAGTCATTAAGGAGATgctttatccagagcgatttacagttagTGTATTCAGTTTAAAGTGGAACTAACAGCATTTTAACATGAAATcgtattaaaatctgttcatatacacccccaggaatAATATTACGTGTTGTTTTTTgttacattttctgacaagccaGCACTATATGGTAattttcataaattcatagaatATTTGGGAATTACGTATAGTacagcatttgtgaaaattctatagcaatatagagtgggaagtGGCTGTTTTGTTTGGACAATTTaacagacactgcagtaaataaaacctaattaAAACACCTGTCTTGTCCAGGGCCGGAGTCTATACAGACCAGTGTGCCATATCCAATCAGAGCTAcaataggcctatatgcaaataaacCATTTTCCACATAGGCCTGCCATCCATTAACTTTGAACTGGATTGTGTGTTTACATGAAGTAGCAACAGAgcaactttagatcattagaacacatTCACATTAATAGATTTCTGCAAATATATAAATACCACAGGAGTCCTCTTCTATTTGGGAACTTCAGTCCTATTGCTCAAACAACCAGTTACGCACAtcaacaaatcacattttattggccacatacacatggttagcagatgttattgcgagtgtagcgaaatgcttgtgcttctagttccaacagtgcagcgatatctaacaattccactacTACCtaacacacatctaagtaaaggaatggaataagaatatctacatataaatatatggttgAGCAATGACAAAGCGgcgtaggcaagatgcaatagatggtataaaatacaatatatacagttgaagttggaagtttagccatatacatttaaactcagtttttcacaattcctaacatttaattctagtaaaaattccttgtcagttagaatcacttttattttaagaatgtgaaatgtcagaataatagtagagatttatttccgcttttatttccttcatcacattcccagtgggtcagaagtttacatactcaattagtatttcgtagcattgcgattaaattgtttaacttgggtcaaacgtttcaggtagccttcaacaagcttcccacaataagttgggtgaattttggcccattcctcctgacagagctggtgtaactgagtcaggtttgtaggcctccttgctcgcacacgctttttcagttctgcccacaaattttcaatggaattgaggtcagggctttgtgatggccactccaataccttgactttgttgtccttaggccattttgccacaactttggaagtatgcttggggtcattgtccatttggaagacccatttgcgaccatgctttaacttcctgactgatgtcttgagatgttgcttcaatatagccacataatgttcctgcctcatgatgccatctattttgtgaagtgcaccagtccctcctgcagcaaagcacccccacaacatgatgctgccacccccgtgcttcacggttgggatggtgttcttcgggcttgcaagcctcccccttttcccctccaaacataacgatggtcattatggccaaagaacagttctatttttgtttcatcagaccagaggacatttctacaaaaagtacgatctttgtccccatgtgcagttgcaaaccgtagtctggctttttttatggcggttttggagcagtggcttcttccttgctgagcggcctttcaggttatgccggatataggtctcgttttactgtggatatagatacttttgtacccgtttcctccagcatcttcagaaggtcctttgctgttgctctgggattgatttgcacttttcgcaccaaaatacgttcacctctaggagacagaacacgtctccttcctgagcggtgtgacggctgtgtggtcccatggtgtttatacctgcgtactattgtttgtacaaatgaacgtggtaccttcaggcatttggaaattgctcccaaggatgagatcttggctgatttcttttgattttcccatgatgtcaagcagaggcactgagtttgaaggtaagccttgaaatacatccacaggtacacctccaactgactcaaatgatatcaataagcctatcagaagcttctaaagccatgacattttctggaattttccaagctttttaaaggcacagtcaacttagtgtatgtaaactgctgacccactggaattgtgatacagtgaattataagtgaaaaaatctgtctgtaaacaattgttggaaaaattacttgtgtcatgcacaaagtagatgtcctaaccgacttgccaaaacctatagtttgttaacaagaaatttgtggagtggttgaaaaacgagttttaatgacaccaacctaggtgtatgtaaacttctgacttcaactgtacatatgagatgagtaatgcaagatatgtaaacattgttaaattggcatttttaaagtgactagtgatccatttattaaagtggccaatgatttcaagtctgtttttaggcagcagcctctgtgttagtgatggatgtttaacagtctgatggccttgagaaagctgtttttcagtctcttttggatggtagcggggtgaacaggcagtggctcgggtggttgttgtccttgatgatctttttggccttcctgtgacatcggctgctgtaggtgtcctggagggcaggtagtttgcccctggtgattcgttgtgcagaccgcaccaccgtttggagagccttgcggttgagggcggtgcagttgccgtaccaggcggtgatgcagcccaacaggatgctctcaattgtgctaatgctagccagagcgagATTAGCTAAAATCTAACAAacgaacattagataaaccctctcaaactctTTCAGTTAGTTTGCCTTTAAAATTGCACCGATAAACGATTTGGAATAGTAGCCTGCTcgcccttctgcagcttgcctgcccatgcatgcttgtcccaacccacattttgacaactgaatgggaacTTCTCTGCCTGCCCGCCCATTTTGATCGAGGCCAAAATAAATTTGACTTACGACTAAGGGTGCGGTCGTAAATTGCCTTTAGTGTGTCAGTGCTCTCTGGTTCGTTCCTACGTTCAGAGCGTCGTCAGAGTGTCTGTTCATAAATTCACACTGGACACTCAACtttagctaactggctaaagttggctagcttgcgagCAACAGtccttccagacacaaatgagagatcACCTCATTCTGGCCATTTCACTCGCcctggcagagctggttaggctgtttacatgttatctagagtgTTAGTGACCaactgctgctggcaacaatttaataacTTTTTGTGCAGactttactgacaccggtcatattcagttGATGTTGTGCGTTTGTAAAATCATCAggtattctgcgctctggcacacttaaccgagagtgctctgaaatcgaagTAGATGGCctgagtgaatttacgaacacaccctgaAAAGTCgttcaacataactagctagcaaagcaattcacatttccaggtgatttgttacatgcgccgaatacaacagctgtagaccttacagtgaaatgcttacttacaagcccttaaccaaccatgcagttttaagaaaatccctaatttcttgctagctaaccaactcTAGCTGAGCCACTGAAAAACGATGAGGGGGAAAAATTaggtcactcacccactcctccaataacaagacatcctcccagcagctagctagctaacgttatgcgCTGTGAtttttagcttgctaaataaataattatataaATATACACTAGCCTATTAGCAACAttttgactgacttgtgatcattgcccttgctagattGATTTGTATTGCCATTCCCAGTCTTAGTTACATTCGTCggtttttgtccaaaatattaAGTAATTGAATCTAAAACAGTGCATCCTGACTGGGTGGAGTCAGCAAAcgatgtaccaggccagctgtgatttacaacctgagagcaatattttttggactaccaaggaatgtattggtgaattatattaatcacgcattgaactgcatccatctattctgccaactaGGCTTtggcggtatccagattgtcataccgACCTTGAGCCATACCGGGATATTGGTAATAccggcactgaacacaaggggcGCTGTTTTCATACCCCACTGATACTCTGTAATCCGAAGGTTAGCAAAGCTAACATGTACATgtcaaatcccatagaaaatgctaATGGCTGCATTGAAAATGTTTGTATATTTTCTGACCTAAACTACACAAGTAACTCAAACTACAGTTTTCTACACGCACGAAGCAAATATTAGCCATCAAGGCTCaggattagaggtcgaccaattatgatttttcaacaccgatactgattattggaggaccaaaaaaagctgaatattatttttttatatatatatatatatatatatatatatatatatatttatttatatttgtaataatgacaattacaacaatactgaataaacaataaacacttattttaacttaatataatacatcaataaaatcaatttagtctcaaataaataatgaaacatgttaaatttggtttaaaaaatgcaaaaacaaagttttggaagagaaagtaaaagtgcaatatgtgccatgtaaaactaacgtttaagttccttgctcgaacatgagaacatatgaaagttggttccttttaacatgagtcttgaatattcccaggtaagaagatttaggttgtagttattataggactatttcgctctataccatttgtatttcatatacctttgactattggatgttcttataggcactttagtattgccagcctaatctcgggagttgataggcttcaaGTAATTAACAGTGTAATGCTTGAAGcgttgcgaagagctgctggcaaacgcagtaaagtgctgttggaatgaatgcttacgagcctgctgctgcctaccaccgctcagtcagactgctctatcaaatcatagacttaattataatataataacacacagaaatacgagccttaggtctgGTAGTCTTGAATTCGGCCcaaattaatcggaatggccgattttaattagggccgattttcaagttttcataacaatcggtaagcggcatttttggacaccgatcatggccgattacattgcactctacaaggagactgcgtggcaggctgactaccagttatgcgagtgcagcaaggagccaaggtgaTTACTGTTACCAAGCAAATGTTTGAATTTGAAAGAACGTAAACACGTAACTGtctagctactaaattagcaaaccaaatgcacaactgcagagcatttagcacattttagacagttaatTTAATAGTTCtaagatatctagctggcaaGCAGTTGTGACTCACAAGGCTCCGGTCTCTTGTCGTGTGCTTGACTGGGGACTACCGTAAACTTCACAATGTGACAGctgaaatgaagaacgcaatgttctttatctcctaacatattgcacaagttgactgcaggtatttacttaaagtaGCTACAattattcaaaatgtattaaacttCAAATAAATAGTTTCAACGGTATTGAAAAGCATCCCatggctttttccaaataccccggtgtGTGTATACACAGTAAACCACCCGAGACtactgccaacaatgccttactgtaCGTCATGGAATTGAGTCATATATAACCTCTTTTTAtaacctcttataaagttggttttgtagcataaactggaaatgtgatatttttgactgatttatgattgtatgtttgtttcatatctgcaatgtagttaaaacgctgtcagttccactttaaggtaGCTAAGTGAGACAAATCATTGTCTTTGGAGGTATGAAATCATAGCTATTGTTAACCATGAGTGTAATCAATTAGTTGATTTGAACATTGATTTTTGAATATTTAACCATTTCAGCGTTGTAATAAATGTGCTTTTTTTCTTCATCTCCAGGAAACCTGACATCCAGGTTCCCTACCTGTACTTTGACATGGGGGCATCAGTTCTTTGTGCCAGCTTCATGTCCTTTGGGGTGAAGAGGAGGTGGTTTGCACTGGGGGCCGCCATACAGTTAGCTGTCAGCACCTACGCTTCTTATATTGGTGAACAAGTGCACTATAGTGACTGGCTGAAGGTGAGTACTGCCTGTGAGGAGGAGTAGATAGTGTGACAACTCtagttgaagtatcctgggggTAAGAAATGTTTTGTGGAGCGTGACAACTCCGTCGACATTGAGAACTGTGCATTGTGATGGAATGACACCACTTGTCGAAAGACAATGAATAGTGGGCTCTATTTAGTCAACTTTTTATGGGTTAATACTGGGTGCTGGGCCAAAAAAACCTGACATGACTAAGATTATCCTATTTTAGGATGAATTAAAACATTGTGTTGAAGAAATTTAGTGTTTGCACCCCCCCTTCACTACATCTCTAGGAATGCTCAACTGACATTCTGTGTCTTGTGTGATCCTGTAGGTAAGGATGTACTCAAGAACCCTGGCTATCATCGGGGGTTTCCTGGTCCTAGCCAGTGGTGCGGGGGAGGTATACAGACAGAAACATCGCACCAGATCGCTGCAGTCCACCGGACAGGTCTTCATAGGGGTCTACCTCATCTGTATGGTAAGACAAACAACCTACTTCAGTGATTTAGCTACAGTGTTTGACCTAGAAAGAAGCACTGTGATGGGAATCCCCTTCCTCCATCCTTAAATTCAATTACTGCAGACCTAGAAACCTGGATAACAAAAGGCCTAGATTTTCCCTGATTTAAATAGCCCAGTGTCAAGTTTGACATTTGTGTCCTAATCCgatatgagagcgagagagatcaaATCATTGTACAAATAGGTGCAATAAACTGAATGGTGAGTCCAACAAATATACAGTAGCAGCCTAAATAACAACTCAATGCAGCGCTGTGTTCCCTCCACCAGGTGTACTCCCTCCAGCACAGTAAAGAGGACAGGATGGCCTACCTGAACCACATCCCTGGTGGGGAGATCACCCTAATGCTACTGGTGGTGCTGTTTGGAGTGCTGGCCCTGGCCTTCCTCTCTGGCTGTTATATCCGCCTCGCTTCACAGATCCTGGCCGTGGTTCTGCCCCTCATCCTGCTCTTCATCGACGGTAACCTGGGCTACTGGCACAACACGCGCCATGTAGAGTTCTGGAACCAGTTGAAGCTGATGGGGCATAACGTGGGTATATTCGGGGCTGTGCTGATTCTGGCTACAGACGGTTGAATGGAATGGACACTTTGGCAGACTGAGGTCTATCAGAAGGGAGGCCACTACTTAACATGTGACTGAAGCTACATTTTTgtgtttcaaatggcaccctattccctatatattgcactacttttgaccaaagctttggccaaaagtagtgcattatattgggaatagggtgccacctggtcaaaagtagtgcactatattgggaataaggtgccatgtgAGACTTGTACAGTCTTTTTGGATCCTCAGATGAACTGATCCTCACTTACAGCAGGAGATACATGGTGATTGGACGCTAATCCCTGCCTTACAGACAGCTATGTGGGTAGACCTTATCGTTAACTACCTGTCCAACTTTGCTTCTGCAAAAAATAGACATGAGCcccgtagatttttttttttatatactgaacaaaaatatagaaTGCAACAATTAACtattttacagttcatataaggaaatcagtgacttcaaataaataaattaggccctaacctatggatttcacaggcgagggcataagcccacccactggagagccaggcacagccaatcagagtaagttttccccacaaaagggctttattacagacagaaatactcagttTCAACAGCTGtctggatggctggtctcagacgatcccgcaggtgaagaagccggatgtgga from Salmo salar chromosome ssa28, Ssal_v3.1, whole genome shotgun sequence carries:
- the tmem101 gene encoding transmembrane protein 101 — encoded protein: MAAPSSRQVLRRLCQFGAFILTRFGFWNCFTMLMLFAERADVKRKPDIQVPYLYFDMGASVLCASFMSFGVKRRWFALGAAIQLAVSTYASYIGEQVHYSDWLKVRMYSRTLAIIGGFLVLASGAGEVYRQKHRTRSLQSTGQVFIGVYLICMVYSLQHSKEDRMAYLNHIPGGEITLMLLVVLFGVLALAFLSGCYIRLASQILAVVLPLILLFIDGNLGYWHNTRHVEFWNQLKLMGHNVGIFGAVLILATDG